From the genome of Candidatus Neomarinimicrobiota bacterium, one region includes:
- the rplC gene encoding 50S ribosomal protein L3, with amino-acid sequence MVSLIGMKLGMTRIFDESGQDIPVTVIHAGPCTVCQVKTKENDGYQAIQLAYGERKENKVPRPLMGHFRKAGIKPARVLREFRTSEEYRPGDQITVEIFNPGDLIKVTGTSKGKGFTGRMKRYGFHGGRASHGKKDQLRASGSIGASSDPSRVFPGLRMAGRSGNAERTVSNLKVVKVLPEANQLFVKGSVPGPRNGTVTITKVR; translated from the coding sequence ATGGTCTCACTGATTGGTATGAAATTGGGCATGACCCGTATTTTCGATGAATCGGGCCAGGATATTCCGGTCACGGTAATTCATGCTGGACCCTGTACCGTTTGCCAGGTAAAGACTAAGGAGAATGATGGTTACCAGGCGATCCAGCTGGCGTATGGAGAGCGAAAGGAAAACAAGGTCCCGCGGCCACTTATGGGACATTTCCGGAAGGCTGGCATTAAGCCGGCCCGGGTCTTAAGGGAATTCCGCACTTCCGAGGAATATAGGCCCGGAGATCAGATTACCGTAGAAATCTTCAATCCGGGAGACTTGATAAAAGTGACGGGTACCTCCAAGGGGAAGGGCTTTACAGGTAGAATGAAGCGCTACGGTTTCCATGGTGGCCGCGCTTCGCACGGGAAGAAAGATCAGCTGCGCGCCAGTGGCTCTATAGGTGCAAGCTCTGATCCTTCTCGGGTGTTTCCGGGACTTCGGATGGCAGGTCGCAGCGGTAATGCAGAGAGGACCGTGTCCAACTTAAAAGTGGTAAAGGTCTTGCCTGAAGCGAATCAGCTTTTTGTCAAAGGGTCGGTCCCCGGACCTCGGAACGGCACCGTGACCATTACGAAAGTGAGATGA
- the rpsJ gene encoding 30S ribosomal protein S10, producing MAGQKIRIKLKAYDHILLDKSTEKIVRTAKNTGALVSGPIPLPTQRTIVTVNRSPHVDKKSREQFQTKVHKRIVDIHNSTSKTVDALMKLDLPAGVDIEIRA from the coding sequence ATGGCTGGTCAGAAAATACGCATCAAATTGAAGGCCTACGACCACATCCTCTTGGATAAATCCACCGAGAAGATTGTCCGGACGGCCAAGAATACCGGAGCTCTCGTCTCCGGTCCTATACCGCTTCCGACACAGCGGACCATCGTTACAGTGAACCGCTCGCCCCATGTGGATAAGAAGTCCCGCGAGCAGTTCCAGACCAAGGTCCACAAAAGGATTGTAGACATCCACAACTCCACCTCCAAGACAGTGGATGCCTTGATGAAGTTGGATCTACCAGCCGGGGTGGATATCGAGATACGGGCTTAG
- the rplD gene encoding 50S ribosomal protein L4: protein MRVDVHKLDGSSAGKQVNLKNEVFGIKPHEHAMYLVVKSELANSRQGSASTKTRSEVRGSGVKLWRQKGTGRARVGDAQTPIRRGGGVVFGPKPRSFQLKVNRKVRTLARKSVLSIMQKEGRIIVVEALDLEDHKTRHMAAALNVLGLRGKRVLVLAGKPTDRLWLATRNLPGVRVKSAADVSAYDAWSADYLLIDVDGVKNLSAALSG from the coding sequence ATGAGAGTCGACGTACATAAGCTGGATGGTTCCAGCGCGGGCAAGCAAGTGAACCTGAAAAATGAAGTTTTCGGGATCAAGCCCCACGAGCATGCCATGTACCTCGTGGTAAAGTCGGAGCTGGCCAATAGCCGTCAAGGTAGCGCCTCCACTAAAACCCGCAGTGAGGTGAGGGGTAGCGGAGTCAAGCTGTGGCGGCAGAAAGGCACGGGCCGGGCGCGAGTAGGTGATGCCCAAACCCCGATCCGGAGAGGAGGCGGGGTTGTCTTTGGCCCTAAACCGCGTTCCTTCCAGCTCAAGGTCAACCGCAAGGTCCGAACCCTGGCACGGAAATCGGTGCTCTCAATCATGCAGAAGGAAGGACGTATCATTGTTGTGGAGGCACTCGATTTAGAAGACCACAAAACCAGGCACATGGCGGCAGCTCTGAATGTTCTGGGGCTGAGAGGGAAACGGGTATTGGTGCTGGCGGGCAAGCCGACAGATCGGCTGTGGCTGGCTACCAGGAACCTGCCTGGCGTGCGGGTCAAATCAGCGGCGGATGTATCTGCCTATGACGCATGGTCAGCCGATTATCTCCTTATTGATGTGGATGGTGTCAAGAATTTAAGCGCTGCATTGAGCGGGTAG